DNA sequence from the Candidatus Saccharibacteria bacterium genome:
TACATATAATGCTCGTGAAGCGTTTCATTTGCATGAACTACGTACCAGCCCTCAGGGACACTCAGGCTACCGTAAGCTCGTTCTAGAGATGCACGAAAAATTAGCTGAAGTTCACCCAATGCTAGCCGAAGCAATGAAATTTGTTAATCAAGGCGAAGACCCGAAGTTGGCTCGACTAGCCGCCGAACGTTACACTCAATTTAAACTAGATCAGATTCAGTAGTCTGATTGCTAGCCTTGTATTCAAAGTTTAGCGGTTCTTCACCATGTGGGGTTTCAACGGTAACAATATCAACACATAGTTTATGACCAAGCTCTGTTACTACATAAGTAGCCTTATCGTCTTCGAGAACCTCTCCAACAATTCTTAACTCTTTACAAAACTTATCGTGGGCAATGTCGTGAACCTCAATACCCAGATTTACTGGAAAATTTGCCCTAAAACTATCCCGGCCTCCGTATAGAAAGTCGTAGTAGTTGTCAAGCACTGCTTGTGCCATCTCAATACCGACATCTAGAGGGCTCCGTTCTGATAAAACCTCCTGCTCGCTTTGACTCATAGTCTCAGCATCAAAAACTGCATCAGTCGTAGCGGAGCCCGGCTTTGTCTATCGTGTTGATGCTCCATTTTCGTCTCCATATTATCCCGTAAAAAAACCGGATCCTCGGTTGGAATCCGGCTCTGTGTTTTCGTTTAATTTCGTGCTACAAGATTCCAACCATTATTTTTTTGCCACAATTGCTAGTAAACCGACTTTCTGCTCTGGATGACTTTGCAATAAAGTTCATTGTTTACCATGAGTATTAAAACAGCACCTTAAGTCGCCTCTTGTCAAGTCATACGTCCTGGTGTATTGTGGAATTTATGATATTAAACATGAAGACACGCCACTCCTCTCTCGGCCTACCAGGGCTGTGCTTCAGTATGGTTGAAGCCTGAGCGATAAAGGTTTCTAGCACAGCCCAAGAATAGTCAGGGCTTCACCGCCTGATTTTTTATATGTATAAGGAGTGTTCAATAATGATTACAAACGAAAATATACAAGGTGGGTACGACCCTAGTGAAATTCCTACACAAGAGGAGATTGACCGCTACAATCAGAACATCCGACGACAGAGAGAAGCCGAAATAATGTCTGTAGTGATATAGGTTCGACAGCAACGGGTGGCTCAATACAAGTAATTCGACAAGTACCTTACAGTGGTGATGAAGAGCCAATCGAGCAATTTATCGGACGCAGCACTCTGGAACTTTCCAGCTTGAGGTTAATTCGTTAATGTGTTTACTGGACTATGATTTTTAGCGAAGTGTCCAAACTGCTGCAAGAAAAAATCAGGTTTACCGCACAGTGAGTTTTCCGAGATTCTCTAGATAATTGCTGAGGAGTAATGCCCGGCATAGCCGGGTCACTCGAAAGTCTACTGCTGGGTTGACCCGGCAGTGAGCTTTCGAGACTCCTCAGATAATTGCTGAGGAGTAATGCCCGGCATAGCCGGGTCACTCGAAAGTTAATGGGCCCGGGTTGACAAACAGAGGGAAACAGAGTATACTTGCGTTACCAAAGACAGCGACGGTTTTGTACGCTTATTGCGCATAAAAACATGATAATGTCGCCGAGGCAGCAGCAAAAATTTAGAATTTTGATTCTAGATTTGAGAATGTTGAATCTTTAAAGTCTTTGGCAATGCCAAAGACTTTTTTATTAGGTAACAGTGTGTTAATGCCGATGGGGCGCGAGAACTTACAAAACCATAAACTAGACACTAGCAACTAGCGTCTAACCACTACTCTAAGGAGTTATATGGCGTTAACAAAAGATAAGAAAAACCAAGTCATTGCCGAAGTCAGCCAGCTACTGGCAGATTCAAAGATGACTGTCATCGCCGCCTATCAAGGCACGCCGGTAAAAGCTATGCAACAGCTTCGACGCGAAGGTCGTGAAAACGGAACTACACTAAAGGTCGTAAAAAATCGCCTTGTTAAAAAAACGATCGAAACGACCGATAATGTGAAAGACACTGATACAAGCGCCTTAAACGGTATGCTGTTATACGCGTTCAATAGCCAAGATGAAGTTGCCCCAGCACAAGTGCTTGCTGACTATGCTGTAAAAAGCAACCTACGCTTCAATTTGTCGGCGCAATTTCAGAGAACGGTAAGTTCTTGCCGCCAGAAGAAGTTCAGGCGCTTTCAGCACTACCAAGTACAGACGAGAACCCCATTGCTCAAGTCCTCGACGCTAACTTCACCACTAGATGACGTTACAAATGGGTTGTCTGGCAACCTTCACGCGCTGCTTGACGGCGTAGAAACAAAAGCTGTCGCCTAGGGCTTACAGTACAAAGTGACAAGTGTATAAAGTAAAAAGCAATAACACTTTATATACTCTCTACTTTCAAACTTTTAACTAACTAAATCGGAGATTTAATATTATGGCAAAAGACCTAAAGAAACTTGCAGAAGAATTAACTGGTTTGACTGTACTAGAAGTCAACGAACTTAAAACAATCTTAAAAGATGAATACGGCATTGAGCCTGCAGCAGCTGCAGCTGTAGTTGCTGGTCCGGCAGCCGGCGGTGAGGCTGCACCAGCAGAAGACGAACAAACTGAGTTTGACGTTGTTCTAAAAGATGCAGGCGCACAAAAAGTTGCCGTTATTAAGGCTGTTAAAGATTTGACGGGTCTCGGACTTGGCGAAGCCAAGGCAGTAGTAGACGGTGCACCAAAACCGGTACTCGAAAAAGCGGCCAAAGAAGACGCTGAGAATGCTAAGAAAGCACTCGAAGAAGCAGGCGCTACTGTAGAACTAGCCTAAGTTTTACAAAACATTTTCATAACCGCTGCACAATC
Encoded proteins:
- the rplJ gene encoding 50S ribosomal protein L10 produces the protein MALTKDKKNQVIAEVSQLLADSKMTVIAAYQGTPVKAMQQLRREGRENGTTLKVVKNRLVKKTIETTDNVKDTDTSALNGMLLYAFNSQDEVAPAQVLADYAVKSNLRFNLSAQFQRTVSSCRQKKFRRFQHYQVQTRTPLLKSSTLTSPLDDVTNGLSGNLHALLDGVETKAVA
- the rplL gene encoding 50S ribosomal protein L7/L12; protein product: MAKDLKKLAEELTGLTVLEVNELKTILKDEYGIEPAAAAAVVAGPAAGGEAAPAEDEQTEFDVVLKDAGAQKVAVIKAVKDLTGLGLGEAKAVVDGAPKPVLEKAAKEDAENAKKALEEAGATVELA